One Coleofasciculus sp. FACHB-T130 genomic region harbors:
- a CDS encoding lipid-A-disaccharide synthase — MPISDILILSNGPGELATWVRPVVKALREQLGDDRSAVRISVVLSPCPNASGKEAEIAQSYPEVDRVQGAEKFWEFLLWGKTAENWDWRDRGVVLFLGGDQIFPVVIGKRLGYRTVIYAEWDARWHSLIDRFGVMKPELVARVPQKYAHKFSVVGDLMAEAAELNTKNEKLEISEAIYPGETIGLLPGSKPAKLAQGVPLCLAIAECIYAKRPQTRFVIPVAPTLDLKTLARFADPRQNPVIELVKGATAELITPDPPELPYLKTAAGVRVELWTRSPAYDLLSQCSLCFTTVGANTAELAALAVPMIVLLPTQQLDAMRSWDGLPGLLANLPVLGSSFAKAINWIIMQKVMEQGRLYAWPNIWAKTQIVPELLGKLQAAEVAEFSLDYLNHPEKLQEMRDRLRSIRGEAGAAQKLAKLVCEELERQNA; from the coding sequence ATGCCAATATCGGACATCTTGATTCTTTCAAATGGCCCTGGGGAGTTAGCGACCTGGGTTCGTCCTGTGGTAAAAGCTTTACGGGAACAACTAGGGGATGACCGTTCGGCAGTGCGGATCTCGGTCGTTCTGTCTCCTTGTCCCAACGCGAGTGGCAAAGAAGCAGAAATTGCCCAGTCTTACCCGGAAGTAGACCGAGTACAGGGGGCAGAGAAGTTTTGGGAGTTCTTACTGTGGGGAAAGACGGCGGAAAACTGGGATTGGCGCGATCGCGGTGTGGTTCTGTTTCTTGGTGGAGATCAAATCTTTCCCGTCGTCATTGGCAAACGCTTGGGTTATCGCACAGTGATTTATGCGGAGTGGGACGCCCGTTGGCACAGTTTGATTGACCGATTTGGCGTCATGAAACCGGAACTCGTCGCCCGCGTTCCCCAGAAATATGCTCATAAGTTTTCGGTTGTCGGGGATTTAATGGCAGAAGCGGCAGAATTAAACACTAAAAATGAAAAATTAGAAATTTCCGAGGCAATCTATCCGGGCGAAACGATTGGGTTATTGCCTGGGTCGAAACCAGCAAAACTTGCTCAAGGAGTGCCTTTGTGCTTGGCGATCGCAGAATGCATCTATGCTAAACGTCCCCAAACTCGCTTTGTGATCCCCGTCGCGCCGACTTTGGATCTAAAAACTTTAGCTCGATTCGCCGATCCTAGGCAAAATCCAGTGATTGAGTTAGTCAAAGGCGCAACAGCAGAACTCATAACTCCCGATCCGCCAGAACTTCCGTATTTAAAAACAGCAGCGGGAGTGCGAGTAGAACTGTGGACGCGATCGCCAGCTTATGACTTACTATCTCAATGTTCTCTGTGTTTTACGACCGTAGGAGCCAATACTGCTGAACTCGCTGCTTTAGCCGTCCCGATGATTGTCTTATTGCCAACTCAACAACTGGACGCCATGCGAAGCTGGGATGGGTTGCCGGGATTACTTGCTAATTTGCCAGTTCTCGGTTCTAGTTTTGCCAAAGCGATCAACTGGATTATCATGCAAAAAGTCATGGAACAAGGGCGTTTATATGCTTGGCCTAATATTTGGGCAAAAACCCAGATAGTTCCAGAATTACTCGGTAAACTCCAAGCGGCAGAAGTTGCAGAATTTTCTTTGGACTATTTAAATCATCCTGAAAAATTGCAGGAAATGCGCGATCGCCTCCGCAGCATTCGAGGTGAAGCGGGTGCTGCCCAAAAACTGGCAAAGCTAGTTTGTGAGGAGTTAGAAAGACAAAATGCTTAA